Proteins encoded together in one Lachnospiraceae bacterium JLR.KK008 window:
- a CDS encoding DNA-deoxyinosine glycosylase, with amino-acid sequence MEYTHLTHTFSPVFDDRSEVLILGSFPSVKSRQNQFYYGHPQNRFWKVLAAVFEDQVPVTIEEKQHFLLRNHVAVWDVIHTCDIAGSSDSSIRNVTGNDMSIILNQAPVRRIFANGDKAYQLFLKYCRQEGQPVIEKLPSTSPANAAWNLQRLTGAWKAVREAVQL; translated from the coding sequence ATGGAATATACCCATCTGACGCACACATTTTCACCGGTCTTTGATGACAGATCGGAGGTATTGATTCTGGGCTCTTTTCCCTCCGTCAAGTCGAGACAGAACCAGTTTTATTATGGGCATCCGCAAAACAGATTCTGGAAAGTGCTGGCGGCTGTGTTTGAAGATCAGGTGCCGGTTACGATTGAAGAAAAGCAGCATTTTCTGCTGCGTAATCATGTGGCGGTGTGGGATGTGATTCATACCTGCGATATTGCAGGCTCTTCCGACAGCTCAATCAGAAATGTAACAGGAAATGACATGAGTATCATTTTAAATCAGGCGCCGGTGCGCAGGATTTTCGCCAACGGGGATAAGGCATATCAGTTATTTTTGAAGTATTGCAGGCAGGAGGGACAGCCTGTGATCGAGAAGCTCCCGTCGACAAGTCCTGCCAATGCCGCCTGGAATTTACAGCGGCTGACCGGTGCATGGAAGGCGGTCAGAGAAGCCGTTCAGTTATGA
- a CDS encoding ASKHA domain-containing protein, whose protein sequence is MCSRILFRKGAGSLSDQIVAAGYGGSGLCGGRGACGKCRVRFPGQAPLPSSADRKFFTPAQLREGYRLACTSRPGADCEVEICYEREPEMAILTATDETAPDGDRFPQAQKLTAHTEGLFCAVDLGTTTVVMQLIEKREGTALDTYAFPNPQRVYGVDVLARITAAGSGKAQALREALLAEMEKGLHRLEQYGRAEQIVVSGNTTMGHLLLGYPVESLGRAPFTPYHIESSKFVLCGYPAIFLPGISAFVGADIVSGMYACKLAEREELSLFIDLGTNGEMAVGSREGILCTATAAGSAFEGGVSSQVMGTDMTALAGDMLAEGVLDETGLMREPWFTEGFRLGEIMVSQKDIRNLQMAKAAICAGASILLDRMDAWEKISRVYLAGGFGYYLDVDKAVGIGLIPGVLQGKCRAVGNTSLAGAIRYGRNTQAGSSREEEKLRHIVEISRSLNLAQQPEFENRYIEAMTFGRM, encoded by the coding sequence TTGTGTAGCAGAATACTTTTTCGCAAAGGTGCGGGAAGCCTGTCTGATCAGATTGTTGCCGCAGGCTATGGAGGAAGCGGTCTGTGCGGGGGCAGAGGCGCCTGCGGAAAATGCAGAGTACGGTTCCCGGGACAGGCGCCGCTGCCGTCATCGGCTGACAGGAAGTTTTTTACGCCGGCCCAGCTGCGAGAGGGATACCGGCTTGCCTGTACGTCAAGACCGGGCGCCGACTGTGAGGTGGAGATCTGTTATGAGAGAGAACCGGAGATGGCGATTCTCACAGCGACTGACGAGACGGCGCCGGACGGAGACAGATTTCCACAGGCGCAAAAGCTGACCGCGCATACGGAAGGACTATTCTGCGCCGTCGATCTGGGTACGACGACGGTTGTCATGCAGCTCATAGAGAAAAGAGAAGGGACTGCCCTGGACACATATGCGTTTCCAAATCCGCAGAGGGTCTACGGTGTGGATGTGCTCGCGAGAATCACGGCCGCCGGCAGCGGGAAAGCGCAGGCTTTGCGGGAAGCCCTCCTGGCGGAGATGGAAAAGGGGCTGCATCGGTTGGAACAATACGGGCGGGCGGAGCAGATCGTAGTCTCGGGCAATACGACGATGGGGCATCTGCTGCTCGGCTATCCGGTGGAAAGTCTGGGACGGGCGCCGTTTACCCCGTATCATATTGAGAGTTCAAAGTTTGTGTTGTGCGGGTATCCGGCCATATTTCTGCCGGGGATCTCCGCCTTTGTGGGTGCGGACATTGTATCGGGCATGTATGCGTGCAAACTGGCGGAGCGGGAGGAATTATCCCTGTTTATCGACTTAGGCACGAATGGGGAAATGGCGGTTGGCAGCCGGGAAGGGATCTTGTGTACTGCCACAGCGGCCGGCTCGGCTTTTGAGGGAGGTGTCTCTTCGCAGGTGATGGGGACGGACATGACAGCCCTGGCAGGCGATATGCTGGCGGAAGGGGTCCTGGATGAGACGGGACTTATGCGGGAGCCATGGTTTACGGAAGGTTTCCGCCTGGGAGAGATCATGGTCAGCCAAAAGGACATCCGCAATCTGCAGATGGCGAAAGCCGCGATCTGTGCGGGAGCGTCCATTTTGCTTGACCGGATGGACGCTTGGGAGAAGATCAGCCGCGTATATCTGGCCGGCGGATTCGGTTATTATCTGGATGTGGACAAGGCGGTGGGAATCGGTCTCATCCCCGGAGTCTTACAGGGAAAATGCCGGGCGGTGGGCAATACTTCCCTGGCCGGGGCGATCCGATATGGCAGAAATACGCAAGCAGGCAGCAGCCGTGAGGAAGAAAAACTGCGTCATATCGTGGAGATCAGCCGGTCTCTCAATCTGGCGCAGCAGCCGGAGTTTGAAAACAGATATATCGAGGCAATGACATTTGGGAGGATGTAA
- a CDS encoding Rrf2 family transcriptional regulator, which translates to MKISTKGRYAVRVMLDLATNNTGEYIKVKEIAGRQDISEKYLEQIISVLNKAGYVKSVRGAQGGYKIARDPASYTVGMILRLTEGSLNPVACLDDEVNECERCDTCETLQVWKELAEAINHVVDNVTIADLAERQQERIAGSYSI; encoded by the coding sequence ATGAAAATATCGACAAAGGGACGTTATGCAGTGCGGGTCATGCTTGATCTTGCCACGAATAACACAGGAGAATATATCAAGGTGAAGGAAATTGCGGGCCGGCAGGATATTTCAGAGAAATATCTTGAACAGATTATTTCTGTTTTAAACAAAGCGGGATATGTGAAAAGTGTGCGGGGCGCGCAGGGAGGCTATAAGATTGCCAGAGATCCGGCTTCTTACACGGTGGGGATGATCCTTCGCCTGACGGAAGGGAGTCTGAATCCGGTGGCCTGCCTGGACGATGAAGTCAACGAATGTGAGCGGTGTGATACCTGTGAGACGTTGCAGGTCTGGAAGGAGCTTGCAGAAGCGATCAATCATGTCGTGGATAATGTGACGATCGCCGATCTGGCGGAGCGGCAGCAGGAGAGGATCGCAGGTTCTTACAGCATTTGA
- a CDS encoding UTRA domain-containing protein: MMKSDHVCVLRDLEKFQSVTDILKEQGLSCGYQILEMISIEANRFISRMLSIPLASEVLYLKKIRTVEGIPKSIEKTYILYDKVRGIRQADLEDDSFYEVIRERFGYVTKKSEEEILIVTASAEEQALLQCQEQELLMIRGTTYMEGTEPFEYFETIAVSDFYKFRSVTENNGV; the protein is encoded by the coding sequence ATGATGAAGTCGGACCATGTTTGCGTCCTGCGGGATTTGGAAAAGTTTCAGAGTGTCACGGATATTCTGAAGGAACAGGGATTGTCATGCGGGTATCAGATTCTGGAGATGATCAGTATAGAAGCAAACCGTTTTATCAGCCGGATGCTCAGCATACCGCTGGCGTCAGAAGTGCTGTATCTGAAGAAAATACGGACGGTGGAGGGTATCCCAAAGTCGATTGAAAAGACTTACATATTATATGATAAGGTGAGAGGTATCCGGCAGGCTGATCTGGAGGATGATTCCTTTTATGAGGTGATCCGGGAACGATTCGGGTATGTGACAAAGAAAAGTGAGGAAGAGATCCTGATCGTGACGGCCAGTGCGGAGGAGCAGGCGCTTTTGCAGTGTCAGGAACAGGAGCTTTTGATGATACGGGGGACGACTTACATGGAAGGAACGGAGCCCTTTGAATATTTTGAGACCATTGCAGTCAGCGATTTTTATAAATTCAGGAGCGTAACGGAAAACAATGGAGTATGA
- a CDS encoding HAD family phosphatase — MRYRAVIFDMDGVLIDSELYYLQQTHREIVKKYPWISEEDLYPTVGMDSERTRIRMHRLARREPDDVGFDRELEEIYRLGENLHFPDVLYPEVPEVLRELGVRGLKIALASSSSKKAIGRMLRECALTEHFSFVISGDEFQESKPNPQIYLTAMKALDCQPQECLIVEDSSYGVQAGVAAGAEVAARLDDRFPFDQSQATYFIHSLRELPEIVFG, encoded by the coding sequence ATGAGATACCGGGCAGTAATATTTGATATGGATGGCGTTCTGATTGACAGTGAGCTCTATTATCTGCAACAGACACATCGGGAGATTGTGAAGAAATATCCATGGATTTCTGAGGAAGATCTGTATCCTACCGTAGGGATGGACAGTGAGAGGACAAGAATCCGGATGCACAGACTGGCACGCCGGGAGCCGGATGATGTCGGTTTTGACAGGGAACTGGAAGAGATTTACCGTTTGGGAGAGAATCTGCATTTTCCCGATGTCCTGTATCCGGAAGTGCCGGAGGTGCTGCGGGAGCTGGGGGTGCGTGGGCTGAAGATTGCGCTGGCATCCTCCTCATCAAAGAAGGCAATCGGGAGGATGCTGAGGGAGTGTGCACTGACGGAGCATTTTTCTTTTGTGATCAGTGGAGATGAATTTCAGGAGAGCAAGCCGAATCCCCAGATTTATCTGACGGCAATGAAGGCTTTGGACTGTCAGCCGCAGGAATGTCTGATCGTGGAGGATTCTTCCTATGGCGTGCAGGCGGGAGTGGCCGCCGGAGCGGAAGTGGCCGCCCGACTGGATGACCGTTTTCCGTTTGATCAGTCGCAAGCCACATATTTTATCCATTCTCTGAGAGAATTGCCGGAGATCGTGTTCGGATGA
- a CDS encoding PTS sugar transporter subunit IIA produces the protein MGESSEKGAKEETVMTGIMVVGHGHFATGISSAAQLIVGKQRNYAAVDFPEGDTKTELEAHIREALDTMRDMEQILIFCDILNGSPFHTVMMESIKDHRLRVYYGTNLAMLIEILMDRELGNQEEGLQARLLECGREQIGAFVPEDMKAVEEDAWD, from the coding sequence TTGGGAGAGAGCAGTGAGAAAGGAGCGAAAGAGGAGACAGTTATGACAGGGATTATGGTAGTAGGACACGGACATTTTGCAACGGGCATCAGCAGTGCAGCGCAGCTCATCGTCGGAAAACAGCGCAATTATGCAGCGGTGGATTTTCCGGAGGGCGATACCAAGACAGAGCTGGAGGCGCATATCAGAGAAGCGCTGGATACGATGAGGGATATGGAACAGATTTTGATCTTCTGTGATATTTTAAACGGTTCTCCATTTCATACAGTGATGATGGAATCCATAAAAGATCATCGTCTGCGCGTCTATTATGGGACGAATCTTGCCATGCTGATCGAGATTTTGATGGACCGGGAACTGGGCAATCAGGAGGAAGGTCTGCAGGCGCGTCTTCTGGAATGCGGCCGGGAGCAGATTGGCGCCTTCGTGCCGGAGGATATGAAGGCAGTGGAAGAGGACGCCTGGGACTGA
- a CDS encoding energy-coupled thiamine transporter ThiT, translating into MLYNVVTNEWGEVTYIPTALGNALLIIAIIALLTAAMFFAKRNRQKLSVRQLVFCAASIALGTVLSNLKLFHFPTGGSVTMLSMLIVCLPGYWFGLGAGLMSGIAYGVLQLLTDPYVLFPAQLIVDYLLAFGALGLSGIFANSSYGLIKGYLAGVAGRYFFAVISGCIFFGAYAWEGWSVLPYSLVYNGIYIFAEAAVTIVVLLLPPVRQAMARLKKEAA; encoded by the coding sequence ATGTTGTACAATGTTGTTACCAATGAATGGGGTGAGGTTACTTACATTCCCACCGCACTTGGCAACGCCCTGTTGATCATCGCGATCATTGCCCTGCTGACGGCCGCCATGTTCTTCGCGAAAAGAAACCGGCAGAAACTTTCCGTCAGACAGCTTGTCTTCTGCGCGGCGTCCATTGCCCTCGGCACAGTATTATCCAATCTGAAACTGTTTCATTTTCCTACCGGCGGTTCTGTCACCATGCTCTCCATGCTCATCGTCTGTCTGCCCGGCTATTGGTTCGGTCTCGGCGCAGGACTGATGAGCGGTATCGCTTACGGAGTCCTGCAACTGTTGACCGATCCCTATGTTCTCTTTCCTGCCCAGCTCATCGTCGATTATCTGCTGGCTTTCGGCGCTCTCGGGCTCTCCGGTATCTTTGCCAACTCCAGCTATGGCCTGATCAAGGGCTATCTGGCAGGCGTTGCCGGCAGATATTTCTTTGCCGTCATCTCCGGCTGCATCTTTTTCGGCGCTTATGCCTGGGAAGGCTGGAGTGTGCTCCCATATTCGCTCGTATACAACGGCATCTACATATTTGCCGAGGCAGCCGTCACCATCGTCGTCCTCCTGCTCCCGCCTGTCAGACAGGCAATGGCGCGGCTCAAAAAAGAGGCCGCCTGA
- a CDS encoding GntR family transcriptional regulator produces the protein MEYDALYRQLINSIKAKIQRGEYKIGDKLDSERVMAQQYGINRLTVRKALKALEEEGLVKARQGSGTYVVRPLQESKQIEQGAGSTVSLSMLIRQSGYRSSRKVISFQKIPAAGQLAEKFPGEGQLFKMERLSYVNEEPYAVQKTYMSAEIFWDAQRYDFAEGSLYEYMDLHGRAPGKVESYLKIASPPAQYAGLLKMNPGRKGFVFEYLGYDRAQTLVEYTLSYYRPEYTSFRYQVQRNP, from the coding sequence ATGGAGTATGACGCACTCTACAGGCAGTTGATCAACAGTATCAAGGCAAAGATACAAAGAGGAGAATATAAGATCGGCGATAAGCTGGATTCCGAGCGGGTGATGGCCCAGCAATACGGGATTAACAGGCTTACGGTGCGCAAGGCGCTGAAAGCGCTCGAAGAAGAGGGACTGGTGAAGGCCAGACAGGGGAGCGGGACTTACGTGGTACGTCCTCTGCAGGAGTCAAAACAGATCGAGCAGGGGGCAGGGAGTACGGTCAGTCTGAGTATGCTGATCCGCCAGTCCGGCTATCGTTCTTCGAGAAAAGTGATTTCCTTTCAGAAGATTCCGGCGGCCGGGCAGCTCGCGGAAAAATTTCCCGGTGAGGGGCAGCTCTTTAAGATGGAACGGCTGTCCTATGTCAACGAGGAACCATATGCTGTGCAGAAGACGTATATGTCAGCGGAAATCTTCTGGGATGCACAGCGGTATGACTTTGCAGAAGGGTCTCTGTATGAATATATGGACCTGCACGGACGGGCGCCGGGGAAGGTGGAATCTTATCTGAAGATTGCCTCTCCCCCGGCGCAGTACGCCGGTCTTTTGAAGATGAATCCGGGCAGAAAGGGATTTGTGTTTGAATATCTGGGCTACGACAGAGCGCAGACATTGGTGGAATATACGTTGTCCTATTATCGGCCCGAGTATACTTCGTTTCGCTATCAGGTACAGAGAAACCCGTAG
- a CDS encoding SIS domain-containing protein, with translation MIQQTVIGNMKSQPEVLKYTLENQNVFVDPFVEIFRRHDIRKVFFFGSGTSYNVSQIAAYYFKQIVGIDASAQYPTVYKHYEKPDWTGMLSNEQILYVGISQSGTSVSTCEVMEFAKENGYQTLAITGNLESRIAGLVDTVVHLLVGDELTPPETKGYTVSVLSVYLWAIGAAKEKGVYTQERYDAAVAEARELVDNFQTVIEESEAWYDRNKVSIVGSDRLYVLGYGVDYGSMLEGVLKIGEMLRLPIAGYELEEYSHGPTMALNNMQTLFMIGSDDAEFERMMEFRSVYKKYTPRIHVITCKDIDADERDMVFSVKTNKYLAPLMYTVPFQFVAAKGAKEVHIDTNINPFEEPLAHYPAAQ, from the coding sequence ATGATACAGCAGACAGTTATTGGAAATATGAAATCTCAGCCGGAGGTGCTGAAGTACACATTGGAAAACCAGAACGTGTTTGTAGACCCGTTTGTGGAGATCTTTCGCAGGCATGATATTCGCAAAGTATTTTTCTTTGGTTCGGGAACTTCTTATAACGTTTCCCAGATTGCGGCATATTATTTCAAACAGATCGTGGGGATTGACGCCAGCGCGCAGTATCCTACGGTATACAAACATTATGAAAAGCCGGACTGGACGGGGATGCTGAGTAACGAGCAGATCCTGTATGTTGGGATCAGTCAGTCGGGAACGAGTGTGTCCACATGTGAAGTGATGGAGTTTGCAAAGGAAAACGGTTATCAGACACTGGCGATCACAGGCAACCTCGAAAGCCGGATTGCGGGACTGGTAGACACTGTGGTCCATCTTCTCGTGGGAGATGAACTGACCCCGCCCGAGACGAAAGGATACACGGTTTCCGTGCTCAGCGTCTATCTGTGGGCCATCGGTGCGGCAAAAGAAAAGGGCGTCTATACGCAGGAGCGGTATGATGCGGCAGTGGCAGAGGCCAGAGAGCTGGTGGACAATTTCCAGACGGTCATCGAGGAGAGCGAGGCGTGGTATGACAGAAATAAAGTCTCCATTGTTGGCAGCGACAGATTATATGTCCTTGGCTATGGTGTAGACTACGGTTCGATGCTGGAAGGCGTTCTGAAGATCGGGGAGATGCTGCGGCTTCCGATCGCGGGCTATGAGCTGGAAGAATATTCCCATGGACCGACAATGGCGCTGAACAATATGCAGACATTATTTATGATCGGGTCCGACGATGCGGAATTCGAGCGCATGATGGAGTTTCGCAGTGTATATAAGAAATACACGCCGAGGATTCATGTCATCACCTGCAAAGACATTGATGCAGACGAAAGAGATATGGTCTTCAGCGTCAAGACAAATAAATATCTTGCTCCGCTGATGTATACGGTGCCGTTCCAGTTTGTGGCGGCAAAAGGCGCGAAGGAAGTACATATTGACACCAATATCAATCCTTTTGAAGAACCGCTCGCCCATTATCCGGCGGCACAATAA
- a CDS encoding Gfo/Idh/MocA family oxidoreductase, whose amino-acid sequence MRQYHWGILGLGNIAREFAVNMIGLHPIYAAASRNLQSALAFQEQYATEKAYGSYEELLNDPAVDIVYIATVNNQHYKWIMACLEHGKHVLCEKAIWGNYEQMRKACALAKQKGLLLAEAMTIYHMPVLKKIRELIAEGKLGKIKFVEAELGSLKEDDPENRFFNPDLGGGAMLDIGTYGLSFVTYFLSGKLTDLVHVMSPYATGVDEMWAISLKTDAQEIGSVNLTFRAKLPKRGIIAGEKAYISIMNYVRAQKATLVYPDGSEEILELGETAKAIQYEILDIEQALESGNPAPACLDETMKVVELMDRLLQA is encoded by the coding sequence ATGCGTCAATATCACTGGGGCATCCTCGGGCTCGGAAACATCGCCCGTGAATTTGCCGTCAATATGATCGGGCTTCATCCGATCTATGCTGCCGCTTCCAGAAATCTACAGTCCGCACTGGCGTTCCAGGAACAATATGCCACAGAAAAAGCCTACGGTTCCTACGAAGAACTGCTGAACGATCCGGCGGTGGACATCGTCTATATCGCCACGGTAAACAATCAGCATTATAAGTGGATCATGGCCTGCCTGGAACATGGCAAACATGTCCTCTGCGAAAAGGCGATCTGGGGCAACTATGAACAGATGCGGAAAGCCTGTGCGCTGGCAAAACAGAAAGGTCTTCTGCTGGCGGAGGCAATGACCATCTATCACATGCCTGTGCTGAAAAAGATCAGAGAACTGATCGCCGAAGGTAAGCTGGGCAAGATCAAGTTCGTGGAAGCAGAGCTTGGCAGTCTGAAGGAAGATGATCCTGAAAACCGCTTCTTCAATCCTGACCTCGGCGGAGGCGCCATGCTGGACATCGGTACTTACGGCCTTTCTTTCGTCACTTATTTTCTGTCCGGAAAACTGACAGACCTGGTTCATGTGATGAGTCCCTATGCCACCGGTGTCGACGAGATGTGGGCCATCTCCCTGAAGACAGATGCGCAGGAGATCGGAAGCGTCAACCTGACGTTTCGCGCCAAGCTGCCTAAACGCGGCATCATCGCCGGGGAAAAAGCCTATATTTCCATTATGAACTATGTGAGAGCACAGAAAGCGACACTCGTATATCCCGACGGTTCGGAAGAGATTCTTGAACTCGGGGAGACCGCAAAAGCGATTCAGTACGAGATCCTGGACATCGAACAGGCACTTGAGAGTGGAAACCCTGCCCCTGCCTGTCTGGATGAAACGATGAAAGTAGTGGAACTGATGGACAGACTCCTGCAGGCATAA
- a CDS encoding PTS sugar transporter subunit IIB — MAILDVRIDDRLIHGQVCGFWIPQYSLERIAIVDDAIVNDEVRKTALKFGCPEKCKLSIFGSEKAADKFQRRIDEGIRVMILCNSPVPILRMAEFGYEVPWVTVGNMATKPDAIQVKKTVFVSPEEKEAFIGLAQRGIKIYSQMVPNEPREDISDIWKNL, encoded by the coding sequence ATGGCAATTTTGGATGTCAGGATTGATGACAGACTGATCCACGGGCAGGTGTGCGGATTTTGGATTCCGCAGTATTCTCTGGAACGGATCGCGATCGTGGACGATGCGATCGTAAACGACGAGGTGCGTAAAACGGCGCTTAAATTCGGTTGTCCGGAAAAATGTAAGCTGTCGATCTTCGGGTCCGAGAAGGCGGCTGATAAGTTTCAGCGCAGGATCGACGAAGGAATCCGGGTTATGATCCTCTGCAACAGCCCGGTACCAATCCTGCGGATGGCAGAATTTGGATATGAGGTGCCATGGGTGACTGTGGGCAACATGGCGACAAAGCCGGATGCCATTCAGGTAAAAAAGACGGTTTTTGTCTCACCGGAAGAGAAAGAGGCCTTTATCGGGCTGGCGCAGCGGGGGATCAAAATCTATTCCCAGATGGTACCGAACGAGCCGCGCGAGGACATCTCGGACATATGGAAAAATTTATGA
- a CDS encoding DUF4250 domain-containing protein, producing the protein MIPKDPVMLLSFLNVKLRDRYSSLTQLCEDLDISEAQVRETLSGIDYRYDEGRNQFV; encoded by the coding sequence ATGATACCAAAAGATCCGGTCATGCTCCTTAGCTTTCTCAATGTAAAACTGCGGGACCGGTATTCCAGTCTGACACAGTTGTGCGAGGATCTGGACATCAGTGAGGCGCAGGTGAGAGAAACGCTGAGCGGCATCGATTATCGTTACGATGAGGGGAGAAATCAGTTTGTGTAG
- a CDS encoding PTS system mannose/fructose/sorbose family transporter subunit IID has product MAKKNEIISAENNITRKDFRGIFWRSFAILGSMNYERMEGLGFLFSIMPVLRKIYKGDDEALKAAMHRHIAAFNMTVAPSPFVMGTTIAMEEEAKKSEDFDVSSINAIKVSLMGPLSGIGDTFFWGIIRILACALAVGFAKEGNVIAPFVLLLVFNIPNFLTRWITLFLGYEKGSTLLSDMQANGTMQLFTHCAGIIGAMSMGCMIAMWISITCPLQFTLAGSEIIIQEYLDQILPKMLPLVFTLGIFSFIKKKYKVQKIIAGIVVLGFLLGILGLISM; this is encoded by the coding sequence ATGGCGAAAAAGAATGAAATCATCAGTGCGGAAAACAATATAACAAGAAAGGATTTCAGAGGGATATTCTGGAGGAGCTTCGCGATTCTCGGGTCTATGAACTATGAGAGAATGGAAGGGCTGGGGTTTTTATTCTCCATCATGCCTGTTTTGCGCAAGATCTACAAGGGAGATGACGAAGCGCTGAAAGCAGCCATGCATCGGCATATCGCAGCCTTTAATATGACGGTCGCGCCTTCCCCGTTCGTCATGGGGACGACGATCGCCATGGAAGAGGAGGCAAAAAAGTCAGAAGATTTTGACGTCTCTTCGATCAATGCGATTAAAGTTTCTCTGATGGGACCGTTATCCGGCATCGGCGATACCTTCTTCTGGGGGATTATCCGCATCCTTGCCTGTGCGCTGGCTGTCGGTTTTGCGAAAGAGGGAAATGTCATTGCGCCGTTCGTACTGTTATTGGTGTTCAATATTCCCAATTTCCTGACCAGGTGGATCACATTGTTCCTTGGATATGAAAAAGGGTCGACACTGTTATCAGACATGCAGGCCAACGGCACGATGCAGTTGTTTACACACTGCGCAGGGATTATCGGAGCGATGTCCATGGGATGTATGATTGCCATGTGGATCAGCATTACCTGCCCGCTGCAGTTCACTCTAGCAGGCAGCGAGATTATCATTCAGGAATATCTGGATCAGATCCTGCCGAAAATGCTCCCGCTTGTGTTCACGCTCGGTATTTTCAGTTTTATCAAAAAGAAATACAAAGTACAGAAGATTATAGCAGGGATTGTCGTGCTCGGATTTCTGCTCGGTATCCTGGGACTGATCTCCATGTAG